A single window of Gemmatimonadota bacterium DNA harbors:
- a CDS encoding glycoside hydrolase family 15 protein gives MPNLQLAAIGNCQIASLIDDRARMVWTCLPRLDGDPVFCSLLQEEEDPAAGFFDVELSGAVSSTQRYRLNTPILETVLTDDQGAQVEIVDFAPRFPLYGRTFRPAMLIRQLRPLTGRPRIRLRLRPVGRYGAVRPDTTQGSNHIRFLLPEQVLRVTTDGSTSALLEERAFVLDQPVTLVLGPDEPVTEAPGDLGRRFLELTTEYWQRWTRGLTIPLEWQDAVIRAAITLKLCTFEDTGAVVAAMTTSIPEAPGTVRTWDYRYCWLRDAYFVVQAMNRLGATKTMESYLRFLMDLAARSGDNHLQPVYGITGSARLEEIHVDTLPGYRGMGPVRVGNQAHEQVQNDVYGSVVLASMQSFFDQRLVHSGGIDAFRALEPLGEQALLRYDQPDAGPWEYRGRARVHTFSAVMCWAACDRLARIARVLGLDDPAARWRSHADRLHAEIAREAWNPGLGAFAESFGGDSLDASLLLLSDLRFLSPDDPRFRGTVQAIEKDLRRGDYLFRYSADDDFGAPETAFTVCTFWFIGALVATGRRDEARELFEHLLARRNRLGLLSEDIDPITHELWGNFPQTYSMVGIINSAMLLSRPWEDAI, from the coding sequence ATGCCCAACCTGCAGCTCGCCGCCATCGGCAATTGTCAGATCGCGTCCCTGATCGACGACCGTGCGCGCATGGTCTGGACCTGCCTCCCGCGTCTGGACGGCGATCCCGTCTTCTGCTCGCTGCTGCAGGAGGAGGAGGACCCGGCCGCGGGCTTCTTCGACGTCGAGCTCAGCGGCGCCGTGTCGAGCACCCAGCGGTATCGTCTGAACACACCGATCCTCGAGACGGTCCTGACCGACGATCAGGGAGCACAGGTCGAGATCGTGGACTTCGCGCCCCGATTCCCGCTCTACGGCCGTACCTTCCGACCGGCAATGCTGATCCGACAGCTCCGTCCGCTCACGGGCCGTCCCCGCATCCGGCTGCGGTTGCGCCCGGTGGGACGGTACGGCGCCGTCCGACCGGACACCACGCAAGGCAGCAACCACATCCGCTTCCTGCTCCCCGAGCAGGTGCTGCGCGTCACCACGGACGGGTCCACCTCCGCGCTGCTGGAAGAGCGGGCCTTCGTGCTGGATCAGCCCGTGACGCTCGTGCTCGGTCCCGATGAGCCGGTGACGGAAGCCCCGGGAGACCTCGGGCGACGCTTCCTCGAACTCACCACCGAATACTGGCAACGGTGGACGCGGGGCCTGACCATCCCGCTGGAGTGGCAGGATGCGGTGATCCGTGCCGCCATCACCCTCAAGCTCTGCACGTTCGAGGACACGGGCGCCGTCGTGGCCGCCATGACCACCTCCATCCCGGAGGCGCCAGGCACCGTGCGTACGTGGGACTACCGGTACTGCTGGTTGCGGGATGCCTACTTCGTCGTGCAGGCCATGAACCGTCTCGGCGCCACGAAGACCATGGAGTCGTACCTCCGCTTCCTGATGGACCTCGCAGCCCGATCGGGGGATAACCACCTACAGCCGGTCTACGGCATCACGGGCTCCGCGCGACTCGAGGAGATCCACGTCGACACGCTCCCCGGGTACCGGGGGATGGGGCCCGTGCGTGTGGGGAATCAGGCGCATGAGCAGGTCCAGAACGACGTCTACGGCTCGGTCGTGTTGGCGTCGATGCAGTCGTTCTTCGATCAGCGCCTGGTGCATTCGGGAGGGATCGATGCATTTCGCGCGCTGGAGCCGTTGGGCGAGCAGGCCCTGCTGCGCTACGACCAACCGGACGCGGGACCCTGGGAGTACCGGGGCCGTGCGCGGGTGCACACGTTCTCCGCGGTCATGTGCTGGGCCGCGTGTGACCGCCTGGCGCGGATCGCCCGCGTCCTCGGGCTCGACGACCCCGCAGCGCGCTGGCGGAGCCACGCGGACCGGCTGCATGCCGAGATCGCGCGCGAAGCCTGGAACCCCGGGCTCGGCGCCTTCGCGGAGTCGTTCGGCGGCGACAGCCTCGACGCGAGCCTCCTGCTGCTCAGCGACCTGCGCTTCCTCTCCCCCGACGACCCCCGTTTCCGCGGCACCGTCCAGGCCATCGAGAAGGACCTTCGGCGCGGGGACTACCTCTTCCGCTACTCGGCGGACGACGACTTCGGCGCCCCGGAGACCGCCTTCACCGTCTGCACGTTCTGGTTCATCGGCGCCCTCGTGGCGACCGGCCGCCGGGACGAGGCCCGCGAGCTCTTCGAGCACCTGTTGGCCCGTCGCAACCGATTGGGCCTGCTGTCGGAGGACATCGACCCCATCACCCACGAGCTGTGGGGCAACTTCCCCCAGACCTACAGCATGGTGGGCATCATCAATTCGGCCATGTTGTTGAGTCGGCCCTGGGAGGACGCGATATGA
- a CDS encoding trehalose-6-phosphate synthase, with translation MSRVVVVSNRVPDPRTGEVAGGLAVGVHAALAGTGGLWFGWSGDEGAADESPEVLVHEGIRYVTLDLSQEEIDGYYNGFCNNALWPLFHYLLGFLKYDRREFEIYLRVNARFARTLLPRLQPDDIIWVHDFHLIPLASELRRLGARQPIGFFLHTPFPDYDVLRALPTHREMLRGLCAYDVIGFQTEPDLHSFRNCLDAADLGTIEEADRREPSRLRASPCADVYPIGIDVDDCATRAVESVTPRPEKTMASFGGRALVLGVDRLDYSKGLPERFQSFERLLERYPEHVGQLVLMQIAPPTRQGVRAYAEIRETLEQLAGNINGTYAQMDWVPIHYLNQGVERARLLGIMRSAKVGLVTPIRDGMNLVAKEYVAAQDPEDPGVLVLSTLAGAACELDGAVLVNPYDLDGVADALHQVIEMPQAERRRRHEAMMQVLRRNDVHAWANRFLEALRGQHVDA, from the coding sequence ATGAGCCGGGTGGTGGTGGTCTCCAACCGCGTCCCCGATCCGAGAACCGGGGAGGTGGCGGGCGGACTCGCCGTCGGTGTCCACGCCGCGCTGGCCGGCACGGGCGGGCTGTGGTTCGGGTGGAGCGGAGACGAGGGCGCTGCGGACGAGAGCCCCGAGGTCCTCGTGCACGAGGGCATCCGCTACGTCACGCTCGATCTCTCCCAGGAGGAGATCGACGGGTACTACAACGGGTTCTGCAACAACGCGCTCTGGCCGCTGTTCCACTACCTGCTTGGCTTCCTGAAGTACGACCGGCGCGAGTTCGAGATCTACCTGCGGGTCAACGCCCGCTTCGCGCGCACCCTCCTGCCTCGCCTGCAGCCCGACGACATCATCTGGGTCCATGATTTCCATCTGATCCCGCTCGCCTCGGAGCTGCGACGACTGGGTGCACGCCAGCCCATCGGCTTCTTCCTGCACACGCCGTTCCCGGACTATGACGTCCTGCGTGCGCTTCCGACGCATCGCGAGATGCTGCGCGGGCTCTGCGCGTACGATGTGATCGGGTTCCAGACGGAGCCGGACCTGCACTCGTTCCGCAACTGCCTGGACGCGGCGGACCTCGGCACGATCGAGGAAGCGGACCGCCGCGAGCCCTCGCGGCTCCGCGCCTCTCCCTGCGCCGACGTCTATCCTATCGGGATCGACGTGGACGACTGCGCGACCCGTGCCGTCGAGTCGGTGACACCCCGACCCGAGAAGACGATGGCGTCCTTCGGTGGCCGCGCGCTCGTCCTGGGTGTGGACCGCCTCGACTACAGCAAGGGGCTACCCGAGCGCTTCCAGTCGTTCGAACGACTCCTGGAGCGGTACCCGGAGCACGTGGGCCAGTTGGTCCTCATGCAGATCGCCCCACCTACGCGACAGGGGGTCCGCGCCTACGCGGAGATCCGCGAGACGCTCGAGCAACTGGCCGGCAACATCAACGGGACGTACGCGCAGATGGACTGGGTGCCCATCCACTACCTGAATCAGGGCGTGGAGCGCGCCCGCCTGCTCGGCATCATGCGGAGCGCCAAGGTGGGACTGGTGACGCCCATCCGGGACGGCATGAACCTCGTCGCGAAGGAGTACGTAGCGGCCCAGGACCCGGAAGACCCGGGTGTGCTGGTGCTCTCCACGCTGGCCGGCGCCGCCTGCGAGCTCGACGGAGCCGTGCTCGTGAACCCGTACGACCTCGACGGCGTCGCGGACGCCCTGCACCAGGTGATCGAAATGCCCCAGGCGGAACGGCGGCGTCGCCATGAGGCCATGATGCAGGTGCTGCGCCGCAACGACGTGCACGCCTGGGCCAACCGCTTCCTGGAGGCGCTGCGCGGTCAGCACGTCGACGCCTGA
- a CDS encoding S9 family peptidase: MKICSLALTAVVLSAAPLRAQSRPLTPTDALRLTQVGEPLISPDGRRVVWSQRTIDWDTNRWHTSWWSAPATGGTPRRFLGDPEPSDVLFAPTGGSLSFLREVDGRAQVHALPLAGGEARVLTRHPTSIESHEWSGDGRWIVFLAPDSTAPAVEAGDDAWFVDEGPNSDLAGVWKNLWLLDPRDGSTRRLTRLAMHVFEYEVSPTGDRVLLVARASSNRNDIDQNEIWLLHVQDGRLERLTDNAAVEDRVQWTPDGRGVTWAADDSISWTHKEDKLFALDLADRQVRLLSEAFPGRIARYWWHPDGQRIRFTALVRTNTNLWELDTATGGVRALTDATGDLDVTALSADQRMMAYTFADHATAPDVLASPLPRVEPVRITDLDPWLEREVARADMEIVRWPSADGLEIEGLLFTPRGSVGPLPLVLQIHGGPPGFWDDTWTPQPHIYAGLGYAVFAPNVRGSAGYGDTIREANTFYRGDGIGMGDYDDLMTGLDMLVRRGVVDPERIGVRGWSYGAILGAYALTRTDRFRAAALGAGVYDWRAEFGMGYHWDVTRWYIGGTPWSDPAAWDDQSTLPQADRITTPLLLFHGLADHTTSEPQSMMLYSSLRVLGNAPVRYLRVPRESHGFREPLHIRRQMVEEIRWMERWVREREWNPEPLGRAGG, encoded by the coding sequence GTGAAGATCTGCTCGCTCGCCCTGACGGCGGTGGTGTTGTCCGCCGCGCCGCTCCGGGCGCAGTCACGCCCGCTGACCCCCACCGATGCGTTGCGGCTCACCCAGGTGGGCGAGCCGCTGATCTCGCCGGACGGTCGCCGGGTGGTCTGGTCGCAGCGTACGATCGACTGGGACACCAACCGCTGGCACACCTCCTGGTGGTCGGCGCCGGCCACGGGCGGGACTCCCCGGCGTTTCCTCGGGGATCCTGAGCCCTCGGACGTCCTCTTCGCACCCACCGGTGGATCCCTTTCCTTCCTGCGCGAGGTCGACGGTCGCGCGCAGGTGCACGCGCTACCTCTCGCCGGAGGCGAGGCACGGGTCCTGACCCGCCATCCGACCTCGATCGAATCCCACGAATGGTCGGGCGACGGCCGCTGGATCGTCTTCCTCGCGCCCGACAGCACCGCACCCGCGGTGGAGGCCGGAGACGACGCCTGGTTCGTGGACGAGGGGCCGAACTCGGATCTCGCCGGCGTCTGGAAGAACCTCTGGTTGCTCGACCCGCGCGACGGCTCCACGCGACGGCTGACACGTCTCGCCATGCACGTCTTCGAGTACGAGGTCTCGCCCACCGGGGATCGGGTGCTGCTGGTCGCGCGCGCATCGTCCAACCGCAACGACATCGACCAGAACGAGATCTGGTTGCTCCACGTGCAGGACGGGCGGCTGGAGCGGCTCACGGACAACGCCGCCGTCGAGGACCGGGTGCAGTGGACGCCGGACGGGCGCGGGGTCACCTGGGCAGCCGACGACTCCATCTCGTGGACGCACAAGGAGGACAAGCTCTTCGCGCTCGACCTGGCGGACCGGCAGGTGCGGCTGCTTTCGGAGGCCTTTCCCGGCCGGATCGCTCGCTACTGGTGGCATCCGGACGGGCAGCGCATCCGCTTCACGGCGCTCGTGCGTACGAACACGAACCTGTGGGAGCTCGACACCGCGACCGGGGGCGTGCGCGCGTTGACCGACGCGACGGGAGATCTGGACGTCACCGCCCTGTCCGCCGATCAGCGCATGATGGCCTACACGTTCGCCGATCACGCCACGGCACCGGACGTCCTCGCGTCGCCGCTCCCCCGCGTCGAGCCCGTCCGGATCACGGACCTCGATCCCTGGCTGGAGCGGGAGGTGGCCCGCGCCGACATGGAGATCGTCCGCTGGCCCAGCGCGGACGGGCTGGAGATCGAGGGGCTTCTGTTCACGCCCCGGGGATCGGTCGGCCCGCTGCCGCTCGTGCTGCAGATCCATGGGGGCCCGCCCGGATTCTGGGACGACACCTGGACGCCCCAGCCCCACATCTACGCCGGCCTGGGCTATGCGGTCTTCGCGCCGAATGTCCGCGGAAGCGCCGGATACGGCGACACGATCCGCGAAGCCAACACGTTCTACCGCGGGGACGGCATCGGCATGGGAGACTACGACGACCTGATGACCGGGTTGGACATGCTGGTGCGCCGAGGCGTCGTCGACCCCGAGCGCATCGGCGTACGAGGATGGAGCTACGGGGCCATCCTGGGCGCATACGCGTTGACGCGCACCGACCGTTTCCGTGCCGCCGCGCTCGGAGCGGGCGTGTACGATTGGCGGGCCGAGTTCGGGATGGGCTACCACTGGGACGTCACGCGCTGGTACATCGGCGGGACCCCCTGGAGCGACCCCGCCGCCTGGGACGACCAGTCCACGTTGCCACAGGCCGACCGGATCACCACGCCGCTGCTGCTCTTCCATGGTCTGGCCGACCACACCACGTCGGAGCCCCAGAGCATGATGCTCTATTCGTCGTTACGGGTGCTG